ACTCGCTAGAATCGCACAGAGTTCACTTCGAGTCATATTGAGTAGAAATGGCTTTACAGCTACAACAGACTCAATGCCTACGAAGATATTGGCTGCTCCCGAAAGAGATTCGGCTCCACTTGTTCCGAGTGTTTTTTGAAATATCTTTGCGAAAAAGTTTACGACTGGTTGAATTGCATTCATTCTATAAAGAAGAGTTATGATAGCAGAGAAGAAGATTACCTGTGGTAGAGAGCGAAAGGCAAAAATGAATCCTAATTCTAATCTACTTCTTTCAAAAAATCCAGTCTTTGGATTTACAATGTAAGAGTAGTCTACAATCCCGGTTTGTGGGTTGATTAAATCAGTTGGTTTTACCATTACCTTATCCACTGGTGGAACGATTAATCCACTGAATAAGAATCTTGCTCCTGCCTCGGAAGCTTCTAAAAGGAAATTGATTGCATTTCCAAATACTTCAACGCCCATACGTGTAATCGGGAACACAAAAATAAGGAATCCCATTACAAATTGAATCCCAATGCCCCACTTGATTGTATTCCAAGGAATTAATTTTCTATTTTCCGATGATAGCCATGCAACAATGCAAAGCATATACATCCCCACTAAAGAGATAATATTCAGTTTAATATCTAGCATACAATTTCCCGATTTTGCTTTTTCATTGTTAGCAATTTTACATTCTTAATTATCGTCAAGAGAAATCCTTGGAATGAATTTAATGACAATATTCGCATTTTTTTGCATTATAGGAGAGACATTTGATTCAGTTTTGACTTTTTTTATCTTGTCAATAATAAATTTACTAGATTATGATAAGAAAATGCTTTTTTTTATCATAATCTAAACAAAGTATTATCGTTTCTGCGGTTCTTATTAACGATTAATAAGGAAATTTTATAATTTGGTCGTTTACATTTCCTGAGTTAGCGTCTGGTTTAACGATTACATAGTATTCTGTGCTAGAACTGTTGACGAATACGAATTTGCCTTCTGTTTTGTAAGATCTTCCAGCGGATGTAAAACAGGGTAGAGTCTTCTTGGAGAGAAAGCCTAAATTCGATAAGCCATGGCGATAAACGTATTCATTGGATACTTTGGTTCCATCGGAGAACGTAGAGTTAGAAAAATACAAGTTGGTTGGAATGAAAAAAATTTGCGAAGAGTCCGTATTCAAATGCTGGATTCTTAGAAAGGTTGTTGAATCTAATTTTCCTGCGTATTGTATATCACTTCCTTGTGTAGCAGAAACGGTAAATGCAGTGAGACAGGAGTTGAATGTTTTGCTGTTATCTTTCGCAAGCCATATAGGTCCGCACATACTATGATCCCCATGATAAATCGAGTCATAGGAGTAAGTGGGAGGATTTACCGCTGTGCTCATTCTTCGAATATCAACAGGTGACGATGCTGTATCAATCAAATACAATGAGTTTCCAGCAGAGTTAAGGGTTAAGTGTGTAGGGTATACAGTAGTTCCTGAATGATTGGTGACTGCCCCATCCGCGAAGGTAACGCTCTTAATAGGTCCCCAAGTGCTAAGGCTATTACTAATATAAATATAGACATTGTTCATCGCAATATCATTTGCTTTGATTGCAGTGGCAACCTCTCTTGCTAAAGTAGTTCCAGGTAGATTGATGAGTGTGGCGTTTGCGTCATGACCGACTGCTGCTTTTGTCCCATCAGGACTAACTGTTACATTTAAGGGAGCAAAATTTAAGGTTAAAGTAGAGTCTGCATTCGTAGATGGATTGTAATAATGGAATTTGTTAGCAGAGTCTACCAATACAATTCTATTATTAACCAAATCATACTCTGCATCAACGACAGAAAAAGAAAGTTGTTGAATTGTTCCATCAGTCGCTCCGGAAGTCGTGCAAGCCGCAGGTGTAGAAGATGTTCCCGTTCCTGTTCCTGTCGATGTGCCGGTTCCCGTTCCAGTAGACGTTCCAGTTCCTGTCCCAGTTGAGGTTCCAGTGCCAGTGCCTGTTGCCGTTCCTGCATCGGAGCCACCTCCAAAGAGTAAAAGAAAGGCAAGAGTGTTATTTACTTCGGCTTCTTTTCCGTTGATTAAATTAATAGGACCTATATCAATAAAGCTGGCTTCCTTGATATCGCAAAGCGGCAATGTAGTGGCTCCGCCTAAGATAAGTCCTGTAATGGAATTGATCTTAGATACGCAATCTTGCACAGATGCTTTATCATAGTATTTATTAGCATTAATACTGATAATTGCGGGAAGAACTATGGTGTTTATCATATTCACGATAGTAGAGGAAGCTGCCGAACCAGTAACGATTCCAACAGAAATTCGATCTATGCTATTCGCCGCATTTAGGAGTTTCTTTTTTGCAGTATATCCATCCATTGTATCAATACCGGGAATTAAACTACAAAACGAAAGGGAAAATAGGATGAGTAAGGAAAGAGTGATTGTTTTCATCCTACCAAAACTAGAGAGTGCAATAAAGAATGTCAAATAAATTTACAGTAAATTGCACTCATGTTTTTGTTTTTTTTATCTGTGAACTTTATCGAATAGAATAAAGCACTTTGCGTTTACCGATTCGTTCGCGGTTTAACTCGATTCGGTTGTTATAGTAATATGCTTTTTCTGGCTTTAGTTGACCTAGAACATCAAATAAATCCATTTCGAAAGAAAGCATTCCTTCAGCAACGTCGTCTATTTTTTTATCTAATACATCTTTGACGCTAACCATAACGTGACGGGAATTGATTTGGTCTGGCTTTGCTGTTTCTGCAATCATGAAGAAATTTGATTTAGTAATTGTGCCACCAACACAGGTTTGCTTTCCACGCTCTCTAGAAATTTTAATAATCTGAGTCGTTACTCGCATTACTTCTGGATCATCTGGACTTAAATCCATAGACGCAGACAAGTCAGAGCGTGCAGCAGTTACATTGTTTAGTTCCTCAAACGCTTTAGAGTCTGCAATTTCTAGAATATTTCGATAACCTGTGATCGTTTCAAGGTTCATTGATTTATAAAGGCTTTCATATTGAACTGGTGGGATTAGATTTTTCAAAGTGGAAATGAAATTCTTGAGTGCGTATTGAGATTCAATCATAGGAGCAGAAATTCCGTCTATTCCGTTTGATTTGCAAAAGCGAATATCTGTTCTTGCCTCCGGTCCCCCAATCTTTACGACAACAGGCAATAAATCTCTCCCTAGAAGAGATAAAAGCTTTAACTCATCATAGTCCATATCCTCTGTTTCTGTTCCACCTTTCAAACCAGTGAAGCAATAATCTTTTACATACACGCCGAGATCTTTTTTGAGATTAAAAAGGGAGGTTTCAACAGATTTATTCATAAATATTTTATCGACATAATTCGAGTTTTCCTTCAATAGCTACGCTCTTGAGACTTTCTTTTTTTCAAAAGTTACACTTTTGAGATTCTCTTTTCTTTCTCTTTCCAGAGTGGGATTCTCTCTCTATACCGCTTTCCCAGCGGGGGGATTCTTTTTTATACCGCTTCCCAGCGTGGGTGACTAATTCTTACTTTTTTTTCTTTTTTATGGGAAAAAAGAAAAAAAGTAAGCAAAAAAAAGAAAAAACCCGCAGCTCAGGCTTTTTCTTTTTAACACTTCGCCAATGCTCCATTAAGACTCTTGTGGGGTTCTTTGTTTTTGCTTTACAAAAGTAACTGAGTCTATACTCTAATTCTATTCAGGAAAAAGTAAGGCAAAGAGGCGTTATTCTCAATATATAATTTGAGAAGGAAAAAGAGATTGCGTTATACGGCATTTGTTTTATGTTTTTTTGCTTTCTGGCTACTCTTTGTTACCTTCTTTATTTAATATCTAGGACGATGACGAAAAAATAGGATTTATTCTTTTTCTATCACTTCCAATCTTTTCTTATTTTTAATTAAATTTAAAAAAGAAAAATACCACTGCTACCCATTCACGTCTTACGCCTGGGGGGGCATACCCAATTGTTGAATGAGAAGAATTTTCAACTGTGCCATTCGCTTTCACATATCCAATCGTCGAGTGAGAAGAATTTTCGATTGTTCCATCAGCTTTCACATAACCTACCGTTGAATGGGAAGAGTTTTCAATCGTACCGTCATTACGAATATAACCGATTGTTGAATGAGATGAGTTTTCTATTGTTCCATCATTTTTGATATATCCAGATGTCGAATGAAAGGCATTTTCGATTGTCCCATCCATTTTAATATATCCTACTGTGCTATGAGACGAGTTCTCAATTGTTTGCGCAGATAAATTTGTTCCTGCCAAAGAAAAGAAAATAAACATTAAGAGAGAAATAAAAATTTGTTTCATTTATTCAGAATAATACGTCTGGAAAATTTTGTAAAATTCTTTTTTTATAGAGAATAAAAACTTACATCGCCGGATTTTTTAGTAACTGAATGAATGGAGTTGCTTGCGTTTGACAAATAAAATACAAAGTGAGGCTAATACAACTAAGCTGGCTTGGAGCGAGGTGACGGACAGCTTCCGATATAGTCCGTTACCGCAGTGGATACTCGCAGTTAGGTGCCGTTTTTACATTCTATAATATTTTTTCTTCCACATATCTTGCTCCCTTCGGCGAAAGATAGACTGATTCTGTATCTTTATCATACTCTATTAACCGATTAGAGTGAAGTTTTTTTATTACTTTTTCTTTAAAGACATTCATATTTGAGTATTCAGTCCAACTAAAAATATCTTCAATTAGAATGCCTGTTTCCATAGAAGAATAAAGGAGCAAAAGAGTTTCATCTGTTTTAGAAAGACCTTCTTTTAAAACTCTTTTTTTTCCTCCTACTTCCCAGATAGATGGAAGTTCCTTAATCGCAATGCTTTCAATAATGCTTTGGGCTTCTTCTAATGATAAATTGTGGTAAATCCTTATTAACTCACAGACTATCCAATCCGCTATGGATTTCATTAAATATATATCTATAGAATTTGCGTCTACATCACCGCCAACATGTCCTATGCCGCGTTTGTTACGAATAGTATAAAGTAAAACTATTGCTCGTGGAATAACAGTTTTTTCTGATTCTACCGCCTTTGAAGCTGGGGCTGTTATTATTTTACGACATTCATCAGCAAATGTTCCAATCTGCTCTCCGAACGGTGTAAATTTACCAAAGACTTTTTCTTGTAATAATCTTAAAATTATTTCACAGAATTTTCCTGCTGATAATCCAGCAGATTCAAATCTTGCTTCTGAACAATTTCTTTTGAAATCTGTATATTCTTTTATTAATTTAGATTTAAAGCCCTGAGGTAAATTTTTCAGTGCTTCCTCTAAAGTTTTATTATTTTTTGTATTCATACTGATTATCTGAATTTTTTGTTCGCTCTAATTCTTTATTTCTAACCATTCTAGCAAGTTTGCTTGAAATTTCATTTGTTTTGAAACGACGCGCTAAATTCCGGTCGCAATGCTCTATAATATCATTAATGGTTCTAGGCTTTTTAAAGAAATCTGAATTCGCTAACTCTGATAGTGTCGCCACTGGTCCGTTTCCTACAGACACCGGCTTTGTCTTCTTTTCTTTCAGATTGGACTGAGTTGATTTTTTTTCTTTACCTTTCCCCTTTTTTCTAGGATTAGATTGAACGTTTCCAACTGCCTCTTCTTTTGCTTGTTCACTATCAAACACAAGTTCTACAATTCGCAACTGGACGGCTTCAGATTTAAACAAATTAACCACTTCAGATAGCTCTTTCAGTTGTTCTTTAATTTTTTCAAAATTGTTTATCATTAATAATCTCCTTTTAAATTTAAATACAAAACGGTGTGTAAAAATGGCACCTAACTAATATTATCCGTATTTAGCTTATAAAGTCAAGAGTAAAAGAATGGGAAGCGGAAAATTTTATGAGGGTAACCGTATAAATGATACGCATATGTAGAGATAGGGATAAGCTTTAGTATTGGTTCGAATTTTTTAAAATATACTTCACATCCGTATCCCATTTCATGTATACTATTCATCTCCTTTGTGTTGGAAAGAACGAAGAGCAAGAAGCTATATCCCCACTCGTCGATAAAGCATTCATTGAAAAAAGTGCTAAAGACTTTGCTGACTCTATCAAGTCCGGGGATTTGTATAGAGAGTTGAGGGGAGAGGGTAAGAGGGATTAGGCGTCATCCATTCAATAACTCTTCTGCTATCAATTCCGCTTGTTTCAAAACGGTTTCCGTTGCAAGCATCTGCATATCGGGCGGATAACCAAATTGACGTAAGACTCTTTTAACAATTACTTTAAGTTTTGCTTTTACACTTTCTTTTATTGTCCAGTCGATAGATGCATTCTCTTTTACCTTTTGAAATAGGATGACAGCAAGTTCACGTAGTTTATCTTTTTCCATGACTTCTCTCGCGCTGTCATTATTTGCTATAGCAGTATAGAATGCATATTCATAATCGGATAAGCCCATTTCTTTTGGCTCTTTATCCATGTTTTGAATTTCTTTCGATAATTTAATGAGTTCTTCGATAACCTCTGCGGCAGTGAGTATTTTATTATGATATTTTTTAATGGAAGCCTCAAGCATTTCTATTAACGTGCGACTTTGAATTAAATTCTTTTTTGTGCGGGAATTGATTTCGTCATTGAGTAATTTTTTTAATACTTCAAGAGCAAGATTCTTATGCTCCATATTTTTTACTTCCATGAGAAATTCATCTGATAGAATCGATATATCAGGCTTCTTAATACCTGCTGCATCAAACACATCGATTACTTTGTCAGTTACTAACGCTTTGTCGATGACTTGGCGAATTGCACTTTCCATTTCTTCACTGGTTCGTCCTGATACTGTGCTTTCAAATTTTACTAACCTTGCTTTGATTGCTTGAAAGAAGGCTACTTCATCTTTTGCGTCCATTGCTTTGTCATGTGGAATTGCAATGGAGAAAGCTTTTGATAATGCAGTTACTTCATCTATAAAACGTTTCTTTCCATTTTCGATACCAAGAATATGTTCCTCTGCGGCTAATATCAAATAGAGTTTTCTTCCCGTTTCTGCTGTGAAATACTCTTCGTAAGAAAAGCCAGTAAACATTTGAGAAACTACTTCTAATTTTTCTTGCATCAATACTACTGCTTGTTCTTGCTGGACTAGTGGATCGCCTTTACCTCCTGAGTCTGCATAAAAAGAAAGTGCCTTTTTTAAATCAGAGGCTATTCCTAAGTAGTCTACAATGAGTCCGCCTGTTTTATCTTTATAAACCCGATTTACACGGGCGATAGCTTGCATAAGATTGTGACCTTTCATAGGCTTATCAATATATAGCGTATGCAAAGAAGGAACATCAAATCCAGTTAACCACATATCACGAACGATGACTAATTTTAATTCATCATCTGAATTTTTCATTCTTTCAGCTAATTTTCTTCGTTCTTCTTTCGTAGTATGATGTTTTGCAATCGTTGGTCCGTCGGAAGAGGCGGAAGTCATAACCACTTTAATCTTTCCTTTAGACAAATCATCATTGTGCCATTCTGGTTTCAAGGAAATGATTTCTTTATAAAGCTCTGCTGCAATGCGGCGAGACATGGTGACAATCATTGCCTTTCCTTCGATTACTCCTTGTCTTTGTTCAAAATGAGTAATCAAGTCTTTTGCAACTTGTTTAATTCGATTAGGACTTCCAATCAAAGCTTCTAGTTGAGTCCATTTAGTCTTAGCCTGTTGGGATAATACATTATGCCGGGACGGTTCATCTGTTGTAGGGAACGGTTTCAAACCGTTCCTTACATCGGTAGAGTCATCAGCCCCATTATCTTCAACAAGTTCTTCTTCCAGTTCCTGAACCAATCGCTTGCCTTCTTCTGTGAGGCTAATTTTGGCTAAACGACTTTCATAGAATATTTTAACAGTTGCTCCATCATGGATGGATTGCGCAATATCGTAAATATCCACATAATTTCCAAAAACTGCGGGAGTATTCACATCTGTATTTTCTATAGGTGTGCCAGTAAATCCAAGATAGGTTGCATTCGGTAGTGCATCTCGCATATACTTGGCAAATCCATAAACGATTTTTTTACCAATGATATTTCCTTTCTCATCTTTATCGTCTATTGTCTTTGCTTTAAAGCCGTATTGAGTTCTATGTGCTTCGTCTGCTATGACGATAATATTTTTACGCTCGGATAATGTTTCGTAAACGTTACC
This Leptospiraceae bacterium DNA region includes the following protein-coding sequences:
- a CDS encoding TIGR04452 family lipoprotein, giving the protein MKTITLSLLILFSLSFCSLIPGIDTMDGYTAKKKLLNAANSIDRISVGIVTGSAASSTIVNMINTIVLPAIISINANKYYDKASVQDCVSKINSITGLILGGATTLPLCDIKEASFIDIGPINLINGKEAEVNNTLAFLLLFGGGSDAGTATGTGTGTSTGTGTGTSTGTGTGTSTGTGTGTSSTPAACTTSGATDGTIQQLSFSVVDAEYDLVNNRIVLVDSANKFHYYNPSTNADSTLTLNFAPLNVTVSPDGTKAAVGHDANATLINLPGTTLAREVATAIKANDIAMNNVYIYISNSLSTWGPIKSVTFADGAVTNHSGTTVYPTHLTLNSAGNSLYLIDTASSPVDIRRMSTAVNPPTYSYDSIYHGDHSMCGPIWLAKDNSKTFNSCLTAFTVSATQGSDIQYAGKLDSTTFLRIQHLNTDSSQIFFIPTNLYFSNSTFSDGTKVSNEYVYRHGLSNLGFLSKKTLPCFTSAGRSYKTEGKFVFVNSSSTEYYVIVKPDANSGNVNDQIIKFPY
- a CDS encoding aldolase: MNKSVETSLFNLKKDLGVYVKDYCFTGLKGGTETEDMDYDELKLLSLLGRDLLPVVVKIGGPEARTDIRFCKSNGIDGISAPMIESQYALKNFISTLKNLIPPVQYESLYKSMNLETITGYRNILEIADSKAFEELNNVTAARSDLSASMDLSPDDPEVMRVTTQIIKISRERGKQTCVGGTITKSNFFMIAETAKPDQINSRHVMVSVKDVLDKKIDDVAEGMLSFEMDLFDVLGQLKPEKAYYYNNRIELNRERIGKRKVLYSIR
- a CDS encoding type I restriction endonuclease subunit R, which encodes MNKITESAIEKFTIELLEKQGYEYIYGPTIAPDSDLPERQSFEDVLLLERVKKAMDRINPTIPSDALEDALKQIQRLSSSELISNNEAFHRMLTEGIKVNYQKDGNSRGDLVWLIDFNEPENNDFVVLNQYTVIDSRHLSHSSNSNKRPDVILFINGLPLVVIELKNPVDQNATISSAFKQLETYKAMIPSLFTYNALLIISDGLEAKTGSISSAFSRFMAWKTMDGKQEASHLIGQLEILIKGMLGKETLLDLIRHFIVFETSRKEDKAGITVIETVKKIAAYHQYYAVNRAVESTLRASGFITKSQKLNDSLTVHSPEMHGLKSSQTQKIGDKKGGVIWHTQGSGKSLSMVFYTGKIVLAMDNPTVLIITDRNDLDDQLFDTFASAKQLLRQEPKQVDNREQLKELLRVASGGVIFTTIQKFQPEEGNVYETLSERKNIIVIADEAHRTQYGFKAKTIDDKDEKGNIIGKKIVYGFAKYMRDALPNATYLGFTGTPIENTDVNTPAVFGNYVDIYDIAQSIHDGATVKIFYESRLAKISLTEEGKRLVQELEEELVEDNGADDSTDVRNGLKPFPTTDEPSRHNVLSQQAKTKWTQLEALIGSPNRIKQVAKDLITHFEQRQGVIEGKAMIVTMSRRIAAELYKEIISLKPEWHNDDLSKGKIKVVMTSASSDGPTIAKHHTTKEERRKLAERMKNSDDELKLVIVRDMWLTGFDVPSLHTLYIDKPMKGHNLMQAIARVNRVYKDKTGGLIVDYLGIASDLKKALSFYADSGGKGDPLVQQEQAVVLMQEKLEVVSQMFTGFSYEEYFTAETGRKLYLILAAEEHILGIENGKKRFIDEVTALSKAFSIAIPHDKAMDAKDEVAFFQAIKARLVKFESTVSGRTSEEMESAIRQVIDKALVTDKVIDVFDAAGIKKPDISILSDEFLMEVKNMEHKNLALEVLKKLLNDEINSRTKKNLIQSRTLIEMLEASIKKYHNKILTAAEVIEELIKLSKEIQNMDKEPKEMGLSDYEYAFYTAIANNDSAREVMEKDKLRELAVILFQKVKENASIDWTIKESVKAKLKVIVKRVLRQFGYPPDMQMLATETVLKQAELIAEELLNG